A window from Thiosulfatimonas sediminis encodes these proteins:
- a CDS encoding TonB-dependent receptor, giving the protein MKKKILASIIPALMAAQAANATELAPVVVSDSAVQVEPNLMVKSEIEQAAAGTSDLVEVLADSPKISVNQAGGISGFPVMNGFADNRLNVQVDGMQLVASCPNHMNTPLSYVAPSQAESIEIYPGITPASQGGDSIGGSILVKTAEPFFAPNGEQLTQGEVGTYYRSNGNAKGANLEVTTATDKVNITYKGNYAEADNYSAASDFKTFSTTTSATAGTEFTDGTQGTSTAADEVAATAYKSINHQLSLALKGDDSLFKVSITKQSVPYEQYPNQRMDMTANESTKLNLEYEQDTVWGAVRLQAYSEDVNHEMAFMDYKIQMQMPMATESNTNGFKAATDITLSDNSLLTIGTEVQKFTLNDYWVANPASAGMSPNTFWNINNGTRDRYAAFAEWQAQVNEAWKTRLGARFERVQSDADEVQGYHDADTFTKPNGQTEVTNEQSEATAFNTVERARTDHNLSLTALASYQHSDNLAMDFGLARQVRSPNLYERYTWSSWTMPAVMNNFVGDGNGYVGDINLQPEVAYTLSANFDWHAADKKQWGIQVMPYFSYVQDYIDGVALSYTPDQFNVLQYRNQDARIYGVDVAANRQLGENTLGAWTAKAKLNYAQGYNLETNDRLYNIMPLNATLSLMQQMNRWRNMLEIVMVSAKEDVSLLRNELATPGYTLVNLKFSYALKDLRIDFGVDNIFNRDYVLPTGGVYTGEGRTMAINGIPMLAVPGMGRNLYLGLNLKF; this is encoded by the coding sequence ATGAAAAAGAAAATATTAGCCTCAATTATCCCTGCGTTGATGGCGGCACAAGCGGCAAATGCGACTGAGTTGGCTCCGGTTGTGGTGAGCGATTCCGCCGTGCAAGTCGAACCTAACCTAATGGTTAAATCAGAAATCGAACAAGCGGCGGCCGGTACGAGTGATTTGGTTGAGGTGCTGGCGGATTCGCCGAAAATTTCGGTGAATCAAGCCGGCGGTATTTCCGGTTTTCCGGTGATGAACGGTTTTGCCGATAATCGCTTGAATGTGCAAGTCGACGGGATGCAGTTGGTGGCATCTTGCCCAAACCATATGAATACGCCGCTTTCCTACGTTGCACCGAGTCAAGCGGAATCCATCGAGATTTATCCGGGTATTACGCCTGCCAGTCAAGGCGGTGATAGCATTGGCGGCAGCATTTTGGTAAAAACCGCTGAGCCATTTTTTGCGCCAAATGGTGAGCAGCTTACCCAAGGTGAGGTGGGCACTTATTACCGCTCCAACGGTAATGCAAAGGGGGCGAATCTTGAGGTTACCACCGCGACCGATAAAGTGAATATCACCTATAAAGGCAATTATGCCGAAGCGGATAACTATTCTGCGGCCAGTGATTTCAAGACCTTCAGTACCACCACCAGCGCAACCGCTGGTACCGAGTTTACCGATGGCACGCAAGGCACGAGCACGGCGGCTGATGAAGTTGCTGCAACTGCCTATAAAAGCATTAATCATCAGCTAAGCTTGGCGTTAAAGGGGGATGATTCGTTGTTCAAAGTGAGTATCACCAAACAGAGTGTGCCTTATGAGCAGTATCCCAATCAGCGGATGGATATGACCGCCAACGAGAGCACGAAACTCAATCTTGAATATGAGCAAGACACCGTTTGGGGCGCGGTGCGCTTGCAGGCTTACAGTGAAGATGTTAATCATGAAATGGCATTTATGGATTATAAAATTCAGATGCAAATGCCGATGGCGACCGAAAGCAACACGAATGGTTTTAAAGCGGCGACCGACATCACCTTAAGTGATAACAGTTTACTGACCATCGGAACTGAGGTGCAAAAGTTCACTTTAAATGATTATTGGGTGGCCAATCCGGCCTCGGCTGGGATGAGCCCGAATACCTTTTGGAACATCAATAATGGTACCCGAGACCGTTATGCCGCTTTTGCAGAATGGCAAGCACAAGTCAACGAAGCTTGGAAAACCCGTTTGGGGGCTCGTTTTGAAAGGGTTCAATCGGATGCCGACGAAGTTCAAGGTTATCACGATGCGGATACCTTTACTAAGCCGAATGGGCAAACCGAGGTAACCAACGAGCAATCCGAAGCGACGGCATTCAATACTGTCGAGAGAGCGCGCACGGATCATAATTTAAGCTTGACCGCTTTGGCTAGCTATCAACACAGCGACAACTTAGCGATGGATTTCGGTCTGGCACGGCAAGTTCGTTCGCCAAATTTGTATGAACGCTACACTTGGTCATCATGGACGATGCCAGCGGTGATGAATAATTTTGTTGGCGATGGCAACGGCTATGTTGGTGACATCAATTTGCAGCCTGAAGTGGCTTATACGCTGAGTGCCAATTTCGACTGGCATGCCGCTGATAAAAAGCAGTGGGGCATTCAAGTCATGCCGTACTTCTCGTATGTCCAAGATTATATTGATGGGGTGGCATTAAGTTACACACCCGACCAGTTCAATGTGTTGCAGTACCGTAACCAAGATGCGCGTATTTACGGAGTTGATGTCGCTGCGAACCGTCAACTTGGCGAAAACACTCTAGGGGCGTGGACCGCAAAAGCGAAGCTAAATTATGCACAGGGTTACAATCTTGAAACCAATGATCGCTTGTATAACATCATGCCGTTAAATGCGACTTTGAGCTTGATGCAGCAGATGAATCGTTGGCGCAATATGTTGGAAATCGTGATGGTTAGTGCCAAAGAGGATGTGTCGCTGTTGCGTAACGAGTTAGCAACTCCGGGTTATACCTTAGTGAATTTGAAGTTCAGCTACGCGCTTAAAGACCTGCGTATCGACTTTGGTGTGGATAACATTTTCAATCGAGATTACGTCTTGCCGACCGGCGGTGTTTACACTGGAGAAGGGCGTACCATGGCAATCAACGGCATTCCAATGCTGGCGGTTCCGGGGATGGGGCGTAATCTTTATTTGGGGTTGAATCTCAAGTTCTAA
- a CDS encoding cytochrome-c peroxidase, with amino-acid sequence MNFANLTQKTLLTCLFPLFLTGCGGAGDVDIIELQEPIAFASTADLGGALFNDVNLSNTRTQSCATCHASVRAFTDPRHNSQSTNPNSVGYIARTTGVSVGDDGFSVGVRNAPTAMYAALTPKFSKDANGYFGGQFWDGRASTLEDQAGGPPLNPVEMQMPDKAAVVERLLENDNYVNAFKGFYGQGIFDDIDQAYAAMTQAIAAFERTDTFAPFNAKWDAVQANTSTFSNTEALGATLFADHCMSCHSSAAFNPNKQTFSDYRYYNLAVPDNQALTGDEDDQGLFENPEVVETSEIGKFKTPTLRNVAVTAPYLHNGVYKDLKITIAFFNNALNLQLSDGDVDALECFMRTLTDDNFVAAMPATTQNCSE; translated from the coding sequence TTTCCTTACAGGCTGTGGTGGCGCTGGCGATGTGGATATTATTGAACTGCAAGAGCCGATTGCCTTCGCATCGACCGCTGACTTAGGTGGTGCCCTGTTTAATGACGTTAATTTATCTAATACGCGCACGCAATCTTGTGCCACCTGTCACGCCAGTGTTAGAGCGTTCACTGATCCTCGGCATAACAGCCAATCTACTAACCCAAACTCAGTCGGCTATATTGCTCGGACCACTGGGGTTTCTGTTGGCGATGATGGTTTTTCAGTCGGTGTGCGGAATGCTCCGACGGCGATGTATGCTGCCTTAACGCCTAAGTTTTCAAAGGATGCGAATGGGTATTTTGGCGGCCAGTTTTGGGATGGACGAGCCAGCACTTTAGAAGACCAAGCAGGTGGGCCGCCGCTGAATCCGGTGGAAATGCAGATGCCCGATAAAGCCGCGGTAGTTGAACGTCTGTTAGAAAATGACAACTATGTGAACGCCTTTAAAGGTTTTTATGGTCAGGGTATTTTTGATGATATCGACCAAGCTTACGCTGCAATGACTCAAGCGATTGCCGCTTTTGAACGAACCGATACCTTTGCGCCTTTTAACGCTAAATGGGATGCGGTGCAAGCCAATACCAGCACTTTCTCAAATACCGAAGCACTTGGCGCGACCCTTTTTGCAGACCATTGCATGAGTTGCCACAGCAGCGCGGCTTTCAATCCGAATAAGCAGACGTTCAGCGATTACCGCTACTACAATTTAGCGGTGCCAGATAATCAGGCGTTGACTGGAGATGAGGATGATCAGGGGTTGTTTGAAAATCCTGAGGTAGTTGAAACGAGCGAAATCGGTAAATTTAAAACGCCGACTTTGCGTAATGTTGCGGTGACGGCGCCTTATCTGCATAACGGTGTTTATAAAGACCTAAAAATTACGATTGCGTTTTTTAACAACGCTTTGAATTTGCAGTTGTCTGACGGTGATGTCGATGCGCTTGAGTGTTTTATGCGTACCTTGACCGATGATAATTTCGTTGCAGCCATGCCGGCAACAACGCAAAACTGCAGTGAATAA